The following proteins come from a genomic window of Heyndrickxia acidicola:
- a CDS encoding ABC transporter ATP-binding protein: protein MDYVIEMLNIRKEFPGIIANDNITLQLKKGEIHALLGENGAGKSTLMNVLFGLYQPEKGEIRVNGSRVAITNPNIANDLGIGMVHQHFMLVDKFTVTENIILGKEPKSGGRIDIKKAEQEVREISEKYGLSVDPKAKIADISVGMQQRVEILKTLYRGADIIIFDEPTAVLTPQEINELIQIMKTLIKEGKSIILITHKLKEIMEVCHRVTVIRKGKGIGTVNVSETNPNELANLMVGREVSFKTEKKHSIPGESILEINELVVNDSRGVQAVRGLNLTVRAGEIVGLAGVDGNGQSELIESITGLRKAVSGSIKVNGKDILNLKPRKITESGIGHIPEDRHKHGLVLDYTIAENIVLQTYYQKPYSKGGFLNHKEIVKKAKKIIEEFDVRTPSEETKARSLSGGNQQKAIIGREVDRNPDLLIAAQPTRGLDVGAIEFIHKRLIEQRDQGKAVLLLSFELDEIMNVSDRIAVIFEGNVVAIVDPNQTSETELGLLMAGSKQKEAGEFGNV, encoded by the coding sequence GTGGATTATGTTATTGAGATGCTGAATATACGCAAGGAATTCCCTGGCATCATAGCAAACGATAATATCACTTTACAGTTAAAAAAAGGGGAAATACATGCTCTGCTCGGTGAAAATGGAGCAGGAAAATCCACATTAATGAATGTTCTTTTTGGTCTTTACCAGCCTGAAAAAGGAGAAATTCGTGTAAATGGATCCCGTGTTGCCATTACCAATCCCAATATAGCAAATGATTTAGGTATCGGAATGGTCCATCAGCATTTTATGCTGGTAGATAAGTTTACCGTCACTGAAAATATCATTCTAGGGAAAGAGCCAAAATCCGGCGGAAGGATAGATATTAAAAAAGCTGAACAAGAAGTTAGAGAGATTTCAGAAAAATACGGATTATCAGTCGATCCTAAAGCTAAAATTGCTGATATCTCAGTTGGTATGCAGCAAAGAGTTGAAATATTAAAAACATTATATCGGGGTGCAGACATCATTATATTTGATGAACCAACTGCTGTTTTAACACCTCAAGAGATTAATGAATTGATTCAAATTATGAAAACCTTAATTAAAGAGGGCAAGTCGATCATTCTTATTACTCACAAGCTGAAAGAGATTATGGAAGTGTGCCATAGAGTGACTGTTATAAGAAAGGGCAAAGGGATTGGTACAGTCAATGTGAGCGAAACCAACCCAAATGAACTTGCCAATTTAATGGTCGGCCGTGAAGTATCCTTTAAAACGGAAAAGAAGCACTCCATCCCAGGGGAATCGATACTGGAAATAAATGAGCTGGTAGTGAATGATTCAAGGGGTGTCCAGGCGGTAAGAGGATTGAATTTAACAGTTAGGGCAGGAGAGATTGTCGGGCTCGCTGGGGTAGACGGAAATGGACAATCCGAATTAATTGAATCCATTACGGGTCTTAGAAAAGCCGTTAGCGGCTCCATTAAGGTAAATGGGAAAGACATTCTAAACTTAAAACCTAGAAAGATTACTGAAAGCGGAATCGGTCATATTCCGGAAGACCGGCATAAGCATGGATTAGTATTGGATTATACCATTGCTGAAAATATTGTTCTCCAAACTTATTATCAGAAACCTTATTCAAAAGGCGGATTTTTGAATCATAAAGAAATAGTTAAAAAGGCGAAAAAAATAATAGAAGAATTTGATGTAAGAACGCCAAGCGAAGAGACAAAAGCTAGGTCTTTGTCTGGAGGAAATCAGCAAAAAGCCATAATTGGCAGGGAAGTTGACCGAAACCCGGACCTCTTAATCGCAGCACAGCCCACAAGGGGGCTGGATGTCGGTGCAATCGAATTCATCCATAAACGCCTAATAGAACAGCGTGATCAAGGCAAGGCTGTTCTGCTATTATCATTCGAGCTGGATGAAATTATGAATGTCAGTGACCGGATTGCCGTTATTTTTGAAGGGAATGTAGTGGCGATCGTCGATCCAAATCAAACGTCTGAAACGGAGCTGGGCTTGCTGATGGCAGGGTCAAAACAGAAGGAAGCGGGTGAATTTGGGAATGTCTAA
- a CDS encoding DUF3243 domain-containing protein, translating into MSVLENWDQWKNFLGDRLNQAQSEGVEEETINGLAKQVGDYLAGQVDPKNEQERVLADLWSVASPDEQQAIASMMVKLVKNNGTH; encoded by the coding sequence ATGTCTGTTTTAGAGAACTGGGATCAATGGAAAAACTTCTTGGGTGACCGCTTAAATCAAGCGCAATCAGAAGGTGTAGAGGAAGAAACCATTAACGGTCTTGCTAAACAAGTTGGTGACTATCTTGCTGGACAGGTGGATCCAAAGAACGAACAAGAGCGTGTTCTAGCGGATCTTTGGTCCGTTGCATCTCCTGATGAACAACAAGCAATTGCCAGCATGATGGTGAAGCTTGTAAAAAATAATGGTACTCATTAA
- the yfmF gene encoding EF-P 5-aminopentanol modification-associated protein YfmF, which yields MTVNEIIKKKNGFNLHIVKTSKYKTNTLIWKMKAPLTSDTVTLRALLPNVLQSSTKIYPTTTALRSYLDDLYGAGFFVDLAKKGEYHVISFTIDIANEKFLKDTTPLLKKGIDFLSEVLLNPNAENEAFHAETVEKEKRTLKQRIQSIYDDKMRYSSVRLVEEMCEGEPYALEANGEKESIHSITPESLYQYYKSALNEDELDLYVIGDVEEHEVEEFCERLQFESRTPQVVETRKQHQVEKVKEIKETQEVKQGKLNIGFRTNITYGDPNYFALQMFNGIFGGFSHSKLFINVREKASLAYYAASRLESHKGLMMVMSGIENKNYNQAVTIINEQFDEMKKGNFSEDEIKQTKAVINNQLLETVDTARGLVEILYHNVVAKQDLKFELWIEGTEKVTKEQIVETAKKIEMDTIYFLTGAEE from the coding sequence ATGACGGTAAATGAAATAATCAAAAAGAAAAATGGATTTAATTTACATATTGTCAAGACGAGTAAATATAAAACAAATACACTTATTTGGAAAATGAAAGCCCCTTTAACTTCAGATACAGTAACGTTAAGGGCGCTGCTGCCAAATGTCCTCCAAAGCAGTACGAAAATATATCCCACTACCACCGCGCTGCGATCTTATTTAGATGATTTGTATGGAGCCGGTTTTTTTGTGGATCTGGCCAAAAAAGGGGAGTATCATGTTATTTCCTTTACAATTGATATAGCGAACGAAAAGTTCTTGAAGGATACGACTCCTTTGCTGAAAAAAGGAATCGACTTTCTGTCAGAGGTTCTGCTGAATCCCAATGCAGAAAATGAGGCATTCCATGCAGAAACGGTGGAAAAAGAAAAAAGGACTTTAAAACAAAGAATTCAATCCATTTATGATGATAAGATGCGTTATTCAAGTGTACGCCTTGTAGAAGAGATGTGTGAGGGAGAGCCATATGCACTTGAAGCAAATGGTGAAAAGGAAAGTATTCATTCTATTACTCCGGAGTCCCTTTATCAATATTATAAAAGCGCGTTAAACGAAGATGAGTTGGATTTGTACGTGATTGGGGACGTAGAAGAACATGAAGTGGAGGAATTTTGTGAAAGATTACAATTCGAGTCACGCACTCCACAGGTTGTTGAAACCAGGAAGCAGCATCAAGTTGAAAAAGTAAAAGAAATTAAGGAGACACAAGAGGTTAAACAAGGGAAATTAAATATTGGCTTCAGAACCAACATTACCTATGGTGATCCAAATTATTTTGCTTTGCAAATGTTTAATGGAATATTTGGAGGATTTTCACATTCAAAGCTGTTTATTAATGTACGGGAAAAAGCGAGTCTCGCCTACTATGCTGCAAGCCGCCTTGAAAGCCATAAAGGCTTGATGATGGTAATGAGCGGAATTGAGAACAAAAATTATAATCAAGCCGTTACCATTATTAACGAACAATTTGACGAAATGAAAAAGGGGAATTTTTCAGAGGATGAAATAAAGCAGACCAAAGCGGTGATTAATAATCAGCTATTAGAAACTGTTGATACGGCAAGAGGTCTGGTTGAAATTTTGTATCACAATGTGGTGGCAAAACAGGATTTAAAATTTGAGCTATGGATTGAAGGAACTGAAAAGGTTACAAAAGAACAAATTGTTGAAACAGCGAAAAAGATTGAAATGGATACTATTTATTTTTTAACAGGAGCGGAGGAATAA
- a CDS encoding GntR family transcriptional regulator, protein MSIRTDSRHLYLQVMDRLKDDIKAGVFQENERLPSEFDLAKQLGVSRATLREALRVLEEENVITRRHGVGTFVNPKPLFSSGIEQLYSVTEMIANAGMEPGTIFLSQTTQCPTEEDIRRFSCEREDEIAVVERVRTANGEPVVYCIDKMPVKLFPRDFTNRDISFLKILEEDNRKITHAVAQIEPVGYHEKISPILECDPETALLVLKQLHFDEKDEAILYSVNFFKADKFSFHVLRKRI, encoded by the coding sequence ATGTCAATAAGAACAGATAGTAGACATTTATATCTGCAGGTCATGGACAGGCTAAAGGATGATATAAAAGCAGGCGTTTTCCAAGAAAATGAACGTTTGCCATCGGAATTTGACCTGGCTAAACAGTTAGGGGTCAGCAGGGCCACTTTACGGGAGGCACTTCGCGTCCTTGAAGAAGAGAACGTGATTACCCGCCGTCATGGTGTTGGAACCTTCGTAAATCCTAAGCCGTTATTTTCTTCAGGGATAGAACAGCTTTACAGTGTCACTGAAATGATTGCAAATGCAGGCATGGAACCCGGCACAATCTTTTTAAGCCAAACGACCCAATGTCCGACTGAGGAGGATATCCGCCGTTTTTCTTGTGAAAGGGAAGATGAGATTGCTGTTGTTGAGAGGGTAAGAACTGCGAATGGAGAACCGGTGGTTTACTGTATTGATAAAATGCCGGTTAAGCTATTTCCTAGGGATTTTACGAACCGGGATATCTCTTTCTTGAAAATACTCGAGGAAGATAACAGAAAAATCACACATGCTGTGGCGCAAATTGAACCTGTTGGTTACCACGAAAAAATTTCGCCAATTTTGGAATGTGATCCGGAAACTGCCCTCTTAGTGTTAAAGCAGCTTCACTTTGATGAGAAGGACGAGGCGATACTATACTCTGTCAATTTTTTTAAAGCGGATAAATTCAGCTTTCATGTCTTAAGAAAGCGTATATGA
- a CDS encoding BMP family lipoprotein: MKKRKIGLALSLVLAAGTLLSACGSDQGKSGDKSKFSVALVTDVGGIDDKSFNQSAWEGLQKFGQDNNMKKGTGGYTYFQSNSSSDYTTNLNASVRNGFNLTYGIGYNLTPAVKQIAAQRKNDDFAIVDDVITGQNNVASITFKEQEGSFLVGVVAGLTTKTNKIGFIGGTDSDLINKFAAGFQAGVKAVNPKANVQIQFAGAFDNASKGQSMAAAMYQTGDDIIYHAAGATGIGVFTEAKNLKQQDPSRNIWVIGVDRDQYDEGKVTVNNKQYDVTLTSMVKHVDKAVIDLSQKTKDGKFPGGQQIEYGLKQGGVGIAPSTENISKDVLKQVDDWKQKIINGQVNIPTKPTN; the protein is encoded by the coding sequence TTGAAAAAGCGTAAAATCGGGTTAGCGTTGTCATTAGTTCTAGCGGCAGGAACGCTTTTAAGTGCTTGTGGAAGCGATCAAGGGAAATCTGGGGACAAAAGTAAATTTTCGGTTGCACTAGTAACAGACGTAGGCGGCATTGACGATAAATCCTTCAACCAGTCTGCATGGGAAGGGCTGCAAAAATTCGGTCAGGACAATAACATGAAAAAAGGTACTGGTGGTTACACGTACTTCCAATCTAATTCAAGCTCTGATTATACAACGAACCTGAATGCCTCCGTACGTAATGGTTTTAATCTTACATATGGAATCGGCTACAACCTGACACCTGCAGTAAAGCAGATTGCAGCACAGCGTAAAAATGATGATTTTGCCATTGTGGATGATGTGATTACAGGGCAAAACAATGTAGCGAGCATAACATTCAAGGAGCAGGAAGGATCATTCCTTGTTGGGGTAGTAGCAGGATTAACAACTAAAACCAACAAAATTGGCTTCATTGGCGGAACAGACAGCGATCTGATCAACAAATTTGCTGCCGGCTTCCAAGCTGGAGTTAAAGCAGTAAATCCAAAAGCCAATGTACAGATTCAATTTGCCGGTGCATTTGACAACGCCAGCAAAGGACAATCTATGGCAGCTGCCATGTATCAAACAGGCGATGATATTATTTATCATGCTGCCGGCGCTACCGGAATTGGTGTATTTACTGAAGCGAAAAACCTCAAACAACAAGACCCAAGCAGAAATATTTGGGTTATCGGTGTAGACCGTGACCAGTACGACGAAGGTAAAGTGACAGTCAACAACAAGCAATATGATGTAACACTGACATCAATGGTTAAACACGTAGATAAGGCTGTAATTGATTTATCCCAAAAAACAAAAGACGGCAAATTCCCTGGCGGACAACAAATTGAATACGGTTTAAAACAAGGGGGAGTTGGCATCGCTCCATCTACTGAAAATATTTCAAAAGATGTGTTAAAACAAGTGGATGATTGGAAACAAAAGATCATCAACGGACAAGTTAATATTCCGACAAAACCAACAAATTAA
- the ymfI gene encoding elongation factor P 5-aminopentanone reductase: MKKFALITGASGGIGRAAAVNLAKKGWNLYLHYHQNKTEMENLLRELNAYNLDLIPICADLTTKAGIQVLLESIFQIDAVCYISGTSHYGLFEETSEEIMDELYLLHVKAPMVIVQKLMPKLMRNHSSRVLLVSSIWGQTGASCEVAYSAAKGAQISFVKALSKEVARNGVLVNAIAPGSVRTAMLDSFTEQELIDLQEDIPLGRLADPSEIAGAITFLLSDDSSYITGQVIGVNGGWYT, translated from the coding sequence GTGAAAAAATTTGCACTTATAACTGGAGCCAGCGGAGGGATTGGCAGAGCTGCCGCTGTAAATTTGGCGAAAAAAGGATGGAATCTTTATCTTCATTATCATCAAAATAAAACTGAAATGGAAAACCTGCTTAGAGAATTAAACGCATACAATCTTGATCTTATACCCATTTGTGCCGATTTAACAACAAAAGCGGGCATTCAGGTTTTACTTGAAAGTATCTTTCAAATTGATGCTGTTTGTTATATAAGCGGAACTTCACATTATGGCTTATTTGAAGAAACAAGTGAAGAAATTATGGATGAACTCTATCTCCTGCATGTAAAAGCTCCAATGGTCATTGTACAAAAGCTGATGCCTAAATTAATGAGAAACCATTCCTCCCGTGTTCTATTGGTCAGTTCCATATGGGGCCAAACTGGTGCTTCCTGTGAAGTGGCCTATTCTGCGGCAAAGGGGGCGCAAATTTCGTTTGTCAAAGCGCTCAGCAAAGAAGTAGCGAGAAATGGGGTTCTGGTAAATGCCATTGCACCGGGTAGTGTACGGACAGCTATGCTTGATTCGTTTACTGAGCAGGAATTAATTGATTTACAAGAGGATATTCCGCTGGGACGACTAGCAGATCCTTCAGAAATCGCAGGGGCCATCACCTTTCTTTTATCTGATGATTCCTCCTATATTACCGGTCAGGTCATTGGAGTAAATGGCGGCTGGTATACGTAA
- a CDS encoding ABC transporter permease yields MSNRLVNLLIPVIAVLLGIIAGAIIMLISGYNPLTGYAALWDGAFGQTFYIGETLRQMTPYIFAGLAVAFAFRTGLFNIGVEGQLLVGWIAAVWVGLAFHLPKIIHLPLAILAAAAAGAIWGFIPGILKARLRVHEVIVTIMMNYIALQVTNYIVRNVLSNQGDITKDVPSSASLKSNFLSSITDDSTLHNGIYLSIIAAVIMWYLLEKTTLGFELKAVGFNQHASQYAGMHVNRNIILSMVISGAFAGLGGAMEGLGEFGHAALNNTFTGIGFDGIAVALLGGNTALGVVLAALLFGALKVGALNMPLQSGVPTELVDIVIALIIFFVASSYMIKWLITRFKREVK; encoded by the coding sequence ATGTCTAATCGTCTAGTAAATTTATTAATTCCTGTTATTGCCGTCCTATTAGGAATTATTGCAGGAGCGATAATAATGCTTATTAGCGGGTATAACCCGTTAACAGGCTATGCCGCTCTTTGGGATGGTGCTTTTGGACAAACGTTTTATATTGGTGAAACCCTCCGTCAGATGACTCCTTATATATTTGCTGGTCTTGCAGTAGCCTTCGCCTTTAGAACGGGGTTATTCAATATTGGCGTCGAAGGGCAGCTTTTAGTCGGCTGGATTGCAGCTGTATGGGTAGGACTGGCTTTTCACCTTCCTAAAATCATCCACCTGCCTTTAGCTATTCTGGCAGCGGCTGCTGCCGGAGCAATTTGGGGGTTCATACCTGGAATTTTAAAAGCACGTCTTAGAGTTCATGAAGTTATTGTCACGATCATGATGAACTATATTGCACTTCAGGTCACAAACTATATTGTACGTAATGTCCTTTCAAACCAGGGTGATATTACCAAAGACGTACCAAGTTCTGCATCGTTAAAATCCAATTTTCTATCCAGTATCACAGATGACTCCACTTTACATAATGGAATCTATCTTTCTATTATTGCGGCAGTTATAATGTGGTACTTGCTTGAAAAAACAACTTTGGGCTTCGAGTTAAAGGCTGTCGGGTTTAATCAGCATGCATCTCAGTATGCAGGGATGCATGTGAATCGCAATATTATCTTATCTATGGTTATTTCCGGTGCCTTTGCCGGACTCGGCGGTGCCATGGAAGGACTGGGAGAATTCGGGCATGCTGCACTAAATAATACTTTTACAGGAATTGGTTTTGATGGTATAGCTGTTGCTTTATTAGGAGGAAACACAGCACTTGGGGTTGTGCTTGCTGCTTTATTGTTCGGTGCTTTAAAAGTAGGGGCGTTAAATATGCCGCTTCAATCCGGTGTGCCGACTGAACTGGTGGACATTGTCATCGCTCTTATCATATTTTTTGTTGCATCAAGCTATATGATCAAGTGGTTAATCACTCGATTTAAAAGGGAGGTAAAATAA
- the yfmH gene encoding EF-P 5-aminopentanol modification-associated protein YfmH has product MKNIAFDQLTETLYYEKMDNGLDVYILPKQGFNKTFATFTTKYGSVDNDFIPQEQKEFHHVPDGIAHFLEHKLFEKEDGDVFQQFSKQGASANAFTTFNRTAYLFSSTSNVEKNLETLIDMVQSPYFTEKTVEKEKGIIGQEITMYDDNPDWRLYFGVIENMYKHHPVKIDIAGTIESISHITDKLLYECYNTFYHPSNMLFFVVGPVDPQKIMDLIKENQSKKDYTKQPDIQRRFEAEPPEVAEKKKVLKMNVQTPKCLVGVKAMDTEQSGKEMLKNELTVNVLLDILFGKSSDLYYALYNEGLIDESFSYDYTQESGFGFAMAGGDTDRPDELAERLKGYMLEAKTGKHLSEAALERTKKKKIGGFLRQLNSPEFIANQFTRYSFNEMNLFDVVPVLEGITFDELKKTADRFFAEERFTVCQVVPK; this is encoded by the coding sequence GTGAAAAACATTGCCTTTGATCAATTAACAGAAACGCTTTATTATGAAAAAATGGATAATGGTTTAGATGTCTATATTCTTCCAAAGCAGGGGTTTAATAAAACCTTTGCGACGTTTACGACTAAATATGGTTCAGTTGATAATGATTTTATTCCCCAGGAGCAAAAGGAATTTCACCACGTTCCAGACGGAATTGCGCATTTTTTGGAACACAAGCTGTTTGAAAAAGAAGATGGTGATGTATTCCAGCAGTTCTCAAAGCAGGGTGCATCTGCAAATGCCTTCACGACATTTAACAGAACAGCGTATCTATTTTCAAGCACTAGCAATGTGGAGAAGAATCTGGAAACGTTGATTGATATGGTCCAAAGTCCGTATTTCACCGAAAAAACTGTTGAAAAAGAGAAAGGGATTATTGGACAGGAAATCACCATGTATGATGATAACCCGGATTGGAGACTTTACTTTGGGGTTATTGAAAATATGTATAAACATCACCCGGTTAAAATAGACATAGCCGGTACCATTGAATCCATCTCCCATATTACAGATAAGCTTTTATATGAATGCTATAACACGTTTTACCATCCAAGCAATATGCTCTTTTTTGTAGTAGGTCCGGTTGATCCTCAGAAAATTATGGATCTGATTAAAGAAAACCAAAGTAAAAAAGATTATACAAAGCAGCCAGATATTCAAAGAAGATTTGAAGCTGAACCTCCAGAAGTTGCTGAAAAGAAAAAAGTACTAAAAATGAACGTGCAAACTCCAAAATGTCTAGTTGGAGTAAAGGCAATGGATACGGAACAAAGTGGAAAAGAGATGCTTAAGAATGAACTAACGGTGAATGTTCTGTTAGATATACTTTTTGGGAAAAGCTCGGATCTTTATTATGCTCTGTACAATGAAGGACTGATTGATGAATCCTTTTCCTATGACTATACCCAGGAATCGGGCTTTGGTTTTGCTATGGCAGGTGGAGATACGGATCGGCCTGATGAACTGGCAGAACGCCTCAAAGGCTATATGCTTGAAGCAAAAACAGGAAAGCATTTATCAGAAGCAGCACTGGAGCGCACCAAGAAGAAGAAAATTGGCGGCTTTCTTAGACAATTAAATTCACCTGAGTTTATTGCAAATCAATTTACTAGATATTCCTTTAATGAAATGAATTTGTTTGATGTTGTACCAGTGCTTGAGGGAATAACCTTTGACGAATTAAAAAAGACAGCTGATCGCTTTTTTGCCGAGGAACGTTTCACGGTATGCCAGGTTGTTCCTAAATAA
- a CDS encoding ABC transporter permease: protein MSLMTALEIIISASLLSAAPLIFTALGGVFSERSGVVNIGLEGLMIIGAFSSIVFNLTFGKSLGGAAPWLGLVVAMVAAGLFALLHAVAAITFRADQTVSGVAINFLALGLAVFLVKKLYGKGQTDFIVNNFKQVDIPVLKHIPIIGDIFFTNVTYPSYLAIIMAVVVWYIIYKTPFGLRLRSVGEHPMAADTMGINVVKMRYFAVVLSGIFGGLGGAVYAQSITLNFSYSTISGQGFMALAAMIFGKWHPLGAMGAALFFGFAQSLSIVGADIPFMKHIPDVILLIAPYVLTILALAGFIGRADAPKASGQPYIKGHR, encoded by the coding sequence ATGAGCTTAATGACAGCGCTGGAGATAATTATTTCTGCTTCTCTTTTATCGGCTGCACCTTTAATTTTCACTGCCCTGGGAGGCGTTTTCTCGGAAAGATCCGGTGTAGTAAATATTGGTCTTGAAGGCTTGATGATTATTGGTGCTTTCAGTTCTATAGTGTTTAACTTAACCTTTGGAAAATCTCTTGGAGGTGCAGCTCCATGGCTTGGATTAGTGGTGGCGATGGTGGCGGCTGGTTTATTTGCTCTTTTGCATGCAGTAGCGGCGATAACCTTTAGGGCAGACCAAACAGTAAGCGGTGTTGCCATTAACTTTTTAGCGTTGGGTCTTGCTGTATTCCTTGTAAAAAAATTATACGGAAAAGGTCAAACGGACTTTATCGTAAATAATTTCAAACAAGTCGATATTCCTGTTTTAAAACACATACCCATTATTGGGGATATTTTCTTTACCAATGTAACCTATCCATCTTACCTTGCTATCATCATGGCCGTGGTTGTGTGGTATATCATCTATAAAACACCCTTTGGTTTAAGGCTCCGTTCAGTTGGAGAACATCCAATGGCGGCTGACACCATGGGAATCAACGTGGTAAAAATGCGATACTTTGCCGTTGTGCTTTCAGGAATATTTGGCGGACTTGGCGGTGCGGTTTATGCCCAGTCCATTACACTGAATTTCAGTTACTCTACGATTTCTGGACAAGGTTTCATGGCGCTTGCAGCCATGATCTTTGGAAAATGGCATCCGCTTGGAGCGATGGGCGCGGCTCTATTCTTCGGCTTTGCCCAAAGTTTAAGTATAGTGGGGGCGGATATTCCGTTTATGAAGCATATACCTGATGTTATTTTATTAATAGCACCTTATGTGTTGACAATTCTTGCTCTTGCAGGCTTCATTGGCAGAGCAGACGCACCAAAAGCATCAGGACAGCCATATATTAAAGGCCATAGATAA